A genomic stretch from Podospora pseudoanserina strain CBS 124.78 chromosome 3, whole genome shotgun sequence includes:
- a CDS encoding hypothetical protein (EggNog:ENOG503P5H4; COG:K) has protein sequence MIPAGVPPPPEQVAVMSGPTAVIAPTAGMMDNGETADGRKKRELSQSKRAAQNRAAQRAFRQRKEGYIKKLEQQVAEFNQMEESVKAMQAENFQLREYIIHLQSRLLESQGSFPPPPENISLAHPSSVQGRAPEGGAAGAVQPPPGAAQGQQQPVPAPNPLEVAAQAVAGLSRTSEQGHRGGQQVNDPYAGLRAVAAMRGEGEDVSTTEEITRQLQGGGQEGNLPGAAM, from the exons ATGATCCCCGCCGGTGTGCCCCCTCCACCTGAACAAGTAGCCGTCATGTCTGGTCCTACTGCCGTCATTGCTCCAACAGCCGGCATGATGGACAATGGAGAGACGGCCGACGGAAGAAAAAAGCGTGAGCTTTCCCAGTCTAAACGCGCCGCCCAAAACAGAGCCGCACAG CGAGCATTCCgccaaagaaaagaaggctaCATCAAGAAGCTTGAGCAGCAGGTTGCGGAATTCAACCAGATGGAGGAGAGCGTCAAGGCGATGCAGGCCGAGAATTTTCAGCTGAGGGAGTACATCATCCACCTACAGTCGCGGTTGCTAGAGAGTCAAGGGAGtttcccgccgccgccggagaATATCAGTCTTGCTCATCCTAGCAGTGTTCAGGGGAGAGCTcctgagggtggtgctgcggGTGCGGTTCAACCGCCGCCGGGGGCTGCTCAaggtcagcagcagccagtgCCGGCGCCGAATCCTCTGGAGGTTGCCGCGCAGGCCGTTGCGGGGTTGAGTAGGACTAGTGAGCAGGGCCATAGAGGGGGGCAGCAAGTGAATGATCCGTACGCCGGGTTGAGGGCTgtggcggcgatgaggggggaaggggaggatgttAGCACTACGGAGGAGATTACGAGGCAGTTGCAAGGGGGGGGGCAGGAGGGGAACCTGCCTGGGGCTGCTATGTAG
- a CDS encoding hypothetical protein (COG:D; EggNog:ENOG503NW0E), with protein sequence MADSPRDSSPEGLVSSNSNSKYPNFEVDYVISYSLPPPSPPSQQLAEAEASFSQLIHLLSKTGFAVEVRPGRPPTTPTSPSSLLIFLRIASHSLLEKQIYRYRVQDWLYGVRTAAPGPPNSLSEQEPITDAERLRLAYLLITKPVNEGGAGITPGVGQWRFVKSVFPLHDRKFNKEWIKDWSTKYILDDEDLLKIRNQFGEKVAFYFAFLQSYFQFLLFPALFGSAAWLVLGGFSWVYAVVNCLWGVIFFEHWKVKEVDLAVQWGVRGVGKIQLPRPQFKFEREGLMRPYKRLARQALQVPFAGACVVVLGGLILGCFSIEIFITEVYMGPFKQYLTFLPTVLLTIFMPTFTTLLTKLAERLTELENYETVDAHQASFVQKIFVLNFITSYLGIFLTAFVYVPFGKILVPYLDVFQLTAQKFTVEGKPLPTKEWVINPDRLRKQVIYFTVTAQIVNFATEVIVPYAKRRIFKTVEKVQMEVKGEKGAGVEWPKDADEEHRFLKRVREEAELEQYDVTIDYREMVIQFGYLSLFSVVWPLTGCSFLVNNWIEARSDAMKIAANSQRPIPWRADSIGPWLNALGFLSWLGSITSAALVYLFNKSGGGQLGVGSVWDIPGWALLLAILCSEHVYLGVQFVVRGVIKRLDSPGLQKERAERFAMRKELLERMVEEEVVSAQAEKGVGVRDGEKITREVLEEEARQHSGLGPEKVFWLRQRGAGESVEVGRGLIQLVSLANNNTAKRE encoded by the exons aTGGCGGACTCCCCCCGCGATAGCAGTCCAGAAGGACTTGTTtcaagcaacagcaacagcaaatACCCCAACTTTGA AGTCGACTACGTAATCTCCtactccctcccacccccctcccccccctcccaacaactagccgaagccgaagcctCCTTCAGCcaactcatccacctcctctccaaaaccggCTTCGCAGTCGAGGTCCGCCCCGGCcgcccacccaccaccccgacctccccctcgtccctgctcatcttcctccgcatcgcctcccactccctcctcgaaaAGCAAATCTACCGCTACCGCGTCCAGGACTGGCTCTACGGCGTCCGCACCGCCGCCCCGGGACCACCAAACAGCCTCTCGGAGCAGGAGCCCATCACCGACGCTGAACGTCTCCGGCTGGCGTACTTGTTGATCACGAAACCGGTCAacgaaggaggagcaggcaTCACACCCGGGGTGGGCCAATGGCGCTTTGTAAAAAGCGTTTTCCCCCTTCACGACAGAAAGTTCAACAAGGAGTGGATCAAGGACTGGTCGACAAAGTATATCCTTGACGATGAAGATCTGTTGAAGATTAGGAACCAGTTTGGCGAAAAGGTTGCGTTTTACTTTGCGTTCCTGCAGTCGTACTTTCAGTTTTTGCTGTTTCCTGCTCTGTTCGGGTCGGCGGCGTGGTTGGTGCTGGGTGGGTTTAGCTGGGTTTATGCCGTGGTTAATTGTCTCTGGGGTGTGATCTTCTTTGAGCAttggaaggtgaaggaggttgatCTGGCGGTTCagtggggggtgaggggggtgggcaaGATTCAGCTGCCGAGGCCGCAGTTCAagtttgagagggaggggttgatgcg CCCGTACAAGAGGCTGGCGAGGCAGGCGTTGCAGGTGCCGTTTGCGGGGGCTTgcgtggtggtgctgggggggttgattctGGGGTGTTTTAGCATTGAGATTTTCATTACCGAGGTTTACATGGGGCCTTTTAAGCAGTATTTG ACTTTTTTGCCCACGGTGCTGCTTACGATTTTTATGCCCACCTTCACGACACTGCTCACGAAGCTGGCAGAAAGGTTGACGGAGCTGGAAAACTATGAGACGGTCGATGCGCATCAAGCTTCGTTTGTGCAAAAGATTTTTGTGCTCAACTTTATCACCTCGTATCTCGGCATTTTCCTCACGGCTTTTGTTTATGTACCCTTTGGCAAGATCTTGGTTCCCTATCTGGATGTATTTCAGTTGACGGCTCAGAAATTTACTGTGGAGGGGAAGCCGTTGCCGACGAAGGAATGGGTTATCAATCCTGACCGGCTGAGGAAGCAGGTGATTTACTTTACCGTGACGGCTCAGATTGTTAACTTTGCCACCGAGGTTATCGTCCCTTAtgcgaagaggaggattttCAAGACGGTGGAGAAGGTTCAGATGGAGGtcaagggggagaagggggcgggTGTGGAGTGGCCGAAGGATGCGGACGAGGAGCACAGGTTCttgaagagggtgagggaggaggctgagctgGAGCAGTATGATGTTACGATTGACTacagggagatggtgattcAGTTTGGGTATCTGTCCCTTTTCAGTGTTGTCTGGCCGCTGACTGGGTGTTCGTTCTTGGTCAACAACTGGATTGAAGCGAGATCAGATGCGATGAAGATTGCCGCGAATAGTCAGAGGCCGATTCCATGGAGGGCGGATAGTATTGGGCCTTGGTTGAATGCGCTTGGGTTTTTGTCTTGGCTTGGTTCCATCACGTCGGCCGCGCTGGTGTATCTGTTCAATAAATCTGGGGGAGGtcagcttggtgttgggtcGGTGTGGGATATCCCCGGCTGGGCGCTGCTGTTGGCTATTCTTTGCAGTGAGCATGTCTACTTGGGCGTGCAGTTTGTTGTTAGGGGGGTGATCAAGAGGTTGGACAGCCCCGGCTtgcagaaggagagggcggagaggtttGCTATGAGGAAGGAGTTGCTtgagaggatggtggaggaggaggtggttagTGCgcaggctgagaagggggtgggtgtgagggatggggagaagattaccagggaggtgttggaggaggaggcgagacAACATAGTGGGTTGGGGCCGGAGAAGGTTTTTTGGTTGAGGCAGCGGGGCGCGGGGGAGAgtgtggaggtggggagggggttgattcAGTTG GTTTCGCTTGCGAATAATAACACTGCGAAGAGGGAGtag
- a CDS encoding hypothetical protein (EggNog:ENOG503P7BM), producing MLKAARRRATSTAQDAGVKVDGRETHGPTAPSTVQGPGSVSDPRDTTSTSSRQPSRPVVQNADIPPIAFPGGRNPYLDRPLPIPPRPKTPSNKTSTAVAAAVAVNTVPPVMPARPSTSSGPSSKAAAGSRPNFDKRQSRDDMALNMGSKGKGLQPYIIGVKGSGPFTPESSPGRMRAPSPAPNFSVPSRVMTPESFHSGEIPIGMALGSPTQVVGYAGSWNGSTQNIGYQAQVEANVQRSPSPPPVQKTSEPTVQRTKTQKRRLFGSLFGRKHAEPAKTMETAEANQSTVSITVTGPAEDNVPTRSKTVSGKKAPKHKPIVVRSNTLKETSSQQDLRRTEEQLNSLQPLPGSSPSKAPMLLDLEIPDVRLERYSIMFSGVLNPSGTTSPQSKSSLLERRQATLEKLKTIKDQEEEERIRPRRATSPQPMKSPGFTLFPQAMSSTNSLAPPPRKLQRSNTSPSVLPSPARANFFSTQEGSPEAAKKERKTVRIVSPRAMDEINRAAQVEKLREQQQAQLNPLRQPPPTTNPFYFRPNNSALILDSPVSFATTSSLADEDYEPLSARAAVTAIPLRPAVPEPTWTMISPPSSSSDSSKQSAASSVTTSPSLDTLRPLEHKPKVPPVEEDDVALKAAVEISIARQISISRQQRNMLRPLGQGATMSSSAKSGAIRGRSATVGGGRVQVEILKRGTKLGVPMVVNGGENRRSELVEVVDP from the coding sequence ATGTTGAAAGCGGCTAGGCGCCGTGCCACCTCAACAGCCCAAGATGCAGGAGTTAAGGTCGACGGTCGAGAAACGCACGGTCCGACGGCCCCCTCCACAGTCCAAGGACCAGGATCTGTATCAGATCCGCGCGATACAACAAGCACCAGCTCCAGACAGCCCAGCCGTCCAGTTGTTCAAAATGCAGACATCCCCCCCATCGCGTTTCCCGGAGGGCGGAACCCCTATCTTGACCGTCCTCTCCCCATTCCTCCCCGGCCCAAAACACCCTCCAACAAAACATCTACGgccgttgctgctgccgtgGCAGTCAACACAGTCCCGCCTGTCATGCCGGCGAGGCCAAGTACCTCTTCAGGACCATCCAGCAAGGCGGCTGCTGGCTCAAGACCAAATTTTGACAAACGACAGTCCAGGGACGACATGGCTTTGAACATGGGctccaagggcaaggggctCCAGCCATATATCATTGGCGTCAAGGGATCTGGACCCTTTACACCCGAGTCTAGTCCAGGCAGAATGagagcaccatcaccggcaCCCAACTTTTCAGTTCCTTCTCGGGTCATGACGCCAGAGTCTTTTCACTCTGGGGAGATTCCCATCGGTATGGCTTTGGGTAGTCCCACACAGGTTGTCGGCTATGCTGGGAGTTGGAATGGCTCCACTCAGAACATAGGCTACCAGGCACAGGTCGAGGCAAACGTTCAGagatcaccatcaccgccgccagtACAGAAGACGTCAGAGCCCACGGTTCAAAGGACGAAGACTCAAAAGAGGAGGCTGTTCGGGTCGTTATTTGGGAGGAAGCATGCCGAGCCAGCAAAGACGATGGAGACCGCCGAAGCAAACCAAAGTACTGTGTCGATCACGGTTACTGGTCCTGCAGAAGACAATGTCCCgacaagaagcaaaacaGTTAGCGGCAAAAAGGCCCCGAAACACAAGCCTATCGTGGTTAGGTCCAACACTTTGAAGGAAACCTCATCCCAACAAGACCTGAGAAGGACAGAAGAGCAGTTGAACAGCTTACAGCCATTGCCGGGAAGCTCTCCCTCCAAAGCGCCCATGTTGCTAGACCTGGAGATCCCAGACGTCAGGTTAGAACGCTACAGCATCATGTTCAGCGGCGTCTTGAACCCCAGCGGCACGACATCACCACAGTCCAAATCCTCGTTGTTGGAAAGACGACAAGCGACGTTGGAAAAGCTGAAGACGATCAAGgaccaagaggaagaagaaaggaTACGACCTCGGCGTGCCACATCCCCGCAACCCATGAAATCTCCAGGattcaccctcttcccccaggCCATGTCCTCGACCAACTCGCtcgctcctccaccacggAAACTTCAGCGATCCAACACCTCGCCTTCGGTtctcccatcaccagccagaGCAAACTTTTTCAGCACCCAAGAAGGCTCACCAGAGGCGGCGAAAAAAGAGCGCAAAACAGTCAGGATCGTTTCGCCGCGAGCAATGGACGAGATCAACCGTGCGGCTCAAGTTGAAAAGCTCCGtgagcagcaacaagcccAGCTAAACCCACtccgccaacctccaccaacaacaaacccctTCTACTTTAGACCCAATAACTCggccctcatcctcgactcACCTGTCAGCTTcgccacaacctcctccctcgccgacGAGGATTACGAGCCGTTATCAGCCAGAGCAGCAGTAACTGCCATCCCGCTCCGCCCCGCAGTGCCAGAACCAACATGGACGATGatttcccctccctcctcctcgtcagatAGCTCCAAGCAGTCGGCTGCCTCGTCAGTAACTACCAGTCCCTCCCTCGATACTTTACGGCCCTTGGAGCACAAGCCAAAAGTGCCGccagtggaagaagacgacgttGCTCTCAAGGCAGCAGTTGAAATCTCGATAGCGAGACAGATTAGTATCTCCCGACAACAGAGGAATATGCTCCGGCCGCTCGGGCAAGGGGCGACAATGTCGAGTTCTGCAAAGTCGGGGGCGATAAGGGGGAGGAGCGCGacggtgggaggggggagggttcaGGTGGAGATTTTGAAGAGGGGGACGAAACTTGGGGTGCCAATGGTGGTAAACGGGGGGGAGAATAGGAGGAGtgagttggtggaggttgttgatcctTAG